From a region of the Burkholderiaceae bacterium DAT-1 genome:
- a CDS encoding LysM peptidoglycan-binding domain-containing protein, whose translation MKSKLKACAIAVSLTALPLFAESAGLGRLNVLSGLGQPLRAEIDLVSVQPGEVESLNIAMASPEAYQDAHVDYPSSSLGIKFALNKRDDGQYYIAVRSSQSINEPFLDFLIEVKWDGGRVLREYTALLDPVGYTPGKTIAPIAAPEAAKPRETKPVVTTPAPKPVEAPVSKVETPKVEAPVRKEVAAQPKSDTTGEYTVKKGDTLGTIARNQKQDGVSVEQMLVSLYRNNQDAFDGNNMNRLKAGRVLKVPGKDEVASISAGEAHKEIVAQAEDWKAYRDRLANEGTTRPVDHDKAASQGKITAKVEEPKPAGAAENKEKLQLSKGEGKSIQQKMQAQKEESSARKKALDDAQQRVSDLEQNVKKMEKVLAMKSQHGNDMQTQAESTKALREQAKALEKSGAKEPVKPVEPKPAPEVKAPEAKPVADKSAEQAKAPEKEVVAAKEEPKVAAPEHKEEPKAENKAAEHPAKPKKPKFELPPEPKEESLLDNPLVLIGGLAAVVAGIGGGLLAFLRRRKGGFQDSIITGSDLKSNTVLGNTGGGVISTGVTENSFLTDFSREGLGTIDTDEVDPIAEAEVYMAYGRDAQAEEILKDALARDGSRQEVRLKLLEIYNGRKNVSAFNSVAQDLHSATQGAGSLWSAAAEMGRSLDPENALYQGTSAIGDTVPNMAGVDDDILATAPIDTESAPELEIEPPAEFELPLDEIASADGGVDDAVRQAIASQLDEPLTLDVEPAVPSLDAAPTEETNEAPEFALDFDVLGDVADAGSEKAVDVAEEAATLDFDVQLDLDSPAAEEKLDFEFELPTEEKPAQVAAEEVAPSLPEPDFSLDLEDPIDISVEDTPLDFEQDIDDPVSTKIDLARAYIDMGDKEGAREILEEALKEGNEEQQGIANELLSKI comes from the coding sequence ATGAAATCTAAACTCAAGGCCTGCGCAATTGCAGTATCGTTAACAGCACTGCCGCTGTTTGCCGAATCTGCGGGTCTCGGTCGACTCAATGTCCTGTCTGGGCTGGGTCAACCGCTCAGGGCTGAAATCGATCTGGTTTCAGTTCAACCGGGTGAGGTGGAGTCCCTCAACATTGCCATGGCGTCTCCTGAGGCCTATCAAGATGCACATGTTGACTATCCTTCATCTTCCCTCGGCATCAAGTTTGCACTCAACAAGCGCGATGACGGCCAGTACTACATTGCCGTGCGCTCGTCGCAATCAATTAACGAGCCTTTTCTCGATTTCCTGATTGAAGTGAAATGGGATGGCGGTCGCGTGTTGCGTGAGTACACCGCTTTGCTCGATCCAGTTGGATATACCCCGGGCAAGACAATCGCGCCAATTGCTGCGCCTGAGGCCGCCAAGCCGCGTGAAACCAAACCTGTTGTGACCACGCCGGCACCGAAGCCTGTCGAAGCGCCGGTTAGCAAGGTAGAAACACCCAAGGTTGAAGCGCCTGTTCGTAAAGAAGTGGCAGCACAGCCCAAGAGCGATACGACAGGCGAGTATACGGTCAAGAAGGGCGATACCCTCGGAACGATTGCACGCAATCAAAAGCAGGATGGCGTGAGCGTTGAACAGATGCTGGTAAGCCTGTACCGCAATAACCAGGATGCATTTGACGGCAACAACATGAACCGTCTGAAAGCCGGTCGTGTGCTGAAGGTGCCGGGTAAGGATGAAGTCGCCAGCATTTCTGCCGGTGAAGCGCACAAGGAAATCGTTGCGCAGGCGGAAGACTGGAAGGCCTATCGCGATCGTCTGGCCAATGAGGGTACGACACGGCCCGTTGATCATGACAAGGCCGCATCCCAGGGCAAGATCACAGCCAAGGTAGAAGAACCCAAGCCGGCAGGTGCAGCTGAAAACAAAGAAAAGCTGCAATTGTCAAAGGGTGAAGGCAAGAGCATCCAGCAAAAGATGCAGGCTCAGAAGGAAGAGTCGTCTGCTCGCAAGAAGGCACTGGATGATGCACAGCAACGCGTGTCTGACCTTGAGCAGAACGTCAAGAAGATGGAAAAAGTGCTGGCGATGAAGTCGCAGCACGGTAACGATATGCAAACTCAGGCAGAAAGTACCAAGGCCTTGAGAGAGCAAGCAAAGGCACTGGAAAAATCAGGTGCAAAGGAACCTGTCAAACCCGTTGAGCCGAAGCCAGCGCCCGAAGTGAAGGCGCCAGAGGCCAAGCCGGTAGCGGATAAGTCTGCGGAACAGGCAAAGGCACCCGAAAAAGAGGTTGTAGCCGCGAAGGAGGAGCCTAAGGTTGCGGCGCCTGAGCACAAGGAAGAGCCAAAAGCCGAAAACAAAGCGGCAGAGCATCCGGCAAAGCCTAAAAAGCCGAAATTTGAACTGCCTCCTGAGCCGAAGGAAGAGTCACTGCTTGATAATCCGCTGGTTCTGATTGGTGGATTGGCCGCGGTTGTTGCAGGGATTGGCGGCGGCTTGCTTGCGTTCCTGCGTCGCCGTAAGGGTGGATTCCAGGATAGCATCATTACGGGTTCAGATCTGAAATCCAACACCGTACTCGGGAATACCGGCGGTGGTGTGATTAGCACCGGCGTCACCGAGAATTCATTCCTGACCGACTTTAGTCGTGAAGGTCTGGGCACGATCGATACGGATGAGGTAGACCCGATTGCCGAAGCCGAGGTCTACATGGCCTATGGCCGTGACGCTCAGGCCGAAGAAATTCTGAAGGACGCCTTGGCTCGCGACGGCAGTCGTCAAGAGGTTCGCCTTAAGCTGCTCGAAATCTACAATGGGCGCAAGAATGTGTCTGCGTTTAATTCGGTTGCTCAAGATCTGCATTCCGCCACTCAGGGCGCGGGCTCGCTGTGGTCTGCTGCTGCGGAAATGGGTCGCTCCCTGGATCCGGAGAACGCGCTCTATCAGGGCACCTCTGCAATTGGTGACACCGTGCCCAATATGGCGGGTGTAGACGATGATATTCTGGCGACCGCACCGATCGACACCGAGAGTGCTCCGGAATTGGAAATCGAACCGCCTGCAGAGTTTGAACTTCCGCTAGACGAAATTGCTTCGGCTGATGGCGGTGTAGATGATGCAGTTCGCCAGGCAATTGCTTCGCAACTGGATGAGCCGCTGACTCTGGATGTCGAGCCCGCCGTCCCTTCGCTGGATGCCGCGCCTACCGAGGAGACGAATGAGGCTCCCGAGTTTGCGCTCGACTTCGATGTACTGGGTGATGTGGCTGATGCCGGTAGCGAAAAAGCCGTGGACGTAGCAGAAGAAGCCGCAACGCTCGACTTTGATGTCCAGCTGGATCTGGATTCGCCTGCGGCGGAAGAAAAGCTCGATTTTGAGTTTGAATTGCCTACTGAAGAAAAGCCTGCACAGGTCGCCGCAGAAGAGGTAGCGCCGTCGCTGCCTGAGCCGGACTTTAGCCTGGATCTCGAAGACCCGATTGATATTTCGGTTGAAGATACGCCACTGGACTTTGAGCAGGATATTGATGATCCCGTCTCTACCAAGATCGACCTCGCACGTGCTTACATTGACATGGGCGACAAGGAAGGTGCGCGTGAAATTCTGGAAGAAGCGCTCAAGGAAGGTAATGAGGAGCAGCAGGGCATTGCTAACGAGTTGCTGAGCAAGATTTGA
- a CDS encoding ferredoxin family protein — protein sequence MTYVVTDACVKCKYTDCVDVCPVDCFREGPNFLVIDPDECIDCTLCVAECPVEAIYAEDDVPADQQAYIQLNADLSKSPKWTPIVQKKEPLPDHEQWASVKGKLDQLDRNGA from the coding sequence ATGACCTACGTTGTGACTGATGCCTGCGTGAAGTGTAAATATACCGACTGTGTGGACGTCTGTCCGGTCGATTGCTTCCGCGAAGGCCCGAATTTTCTGGTGATCGACCCTGACGAGTGCATCGACTGCACCCTGTGCGTCGCCGAATGTCCGGTCGAAGCCATTTACGCCGAAGATGATGTGCCTGCCGATCAGCAAGCCTACATCCAGCTGAATGCCGATCTGTCCAAATCGCCGAAGTGGACGCCGATTGTTCAGAAGAAAGAGCCGCTGCCGGATCACGAGCAGTGGGCTTCAGTGAAAGGCAAGCTGGATCAACTGGATCGCAACGGCGCCTGA
- the smc gene encoding chromosome segregation protein SMC: MRLTHIKLAGFKSFVDPTHIPVPGQLVAVVGPNGCGKSNVIDAVRWVLGESSAKQLRGESMQDVIFNGSNTRKGAARASVELIFDNAEGRAAGPWSQYGEISIKRILTRQGESSYHINNQQVRKRDIADLFLGTGVGTRGYAVIEQGMISRIIEARPEELRAFLEEAAGVSKYKERRRETESRMGDTRDNLMRVDDIRRELDAQLEKLSAQAEVAERFNQIKESISQKQNLLALQRKLDAERESNKCREEITAAELALESQTSRLRETEAQIELLREANYTASDDAQLEQTRLADAAATVARLEQRLLHLKETRQRLQNQMNEAKARLDTLNRQASDLAHEQTEWQLQLEEAGLAHEDAVMCVSEEEGGVPELDVAAEQASAALEDAQLAFSHARQTKQLAEQQAQHLDRTLHTMRARAERLEQDLRGVDQHDDDALDTLQLELETLSMAVEELQVSLESHETAIHDRENERNDVRHQLDQARAQEVSLLARRDVLKRLLASIGSDKALDQWVKSQGLEGAERVFQYLRIESGWERALESVLRERMHGLIVDSLPKMPAPARQVVVFGSGSQFSASANSLRAKVRSEQSAVESALDAWLANVVCVEDDIALDELQSPDGQTIWVTRSGHLRTANSLIWFAPDQAGGVLERQQELEEIESALATTQPEIESLRARLANVEAQLAQAHGELRHIRQRLDATRQQRGSKQVELARLTQARDEKLRRQTSLASDLEELTAQIADAVMELEASKIEASEAAAQMPVLEETVQTARLNKAEAETARDVHRSRLAEAQRAAQAAGFARQQAESRLGEIERRREALGQQQEEVRMRFEEAAFDLENVDEGEFDIGFQDALDARAACERAVAAARDRFNASTNALREKELEKSQIEQGFDPVRDRIGEWKLKEQEARLSLERFTQELIEAGADEESLRPLLGEGMKVQSLVGEIGRLTQQINQLGAVNLAALDELNTARERKGFLDTQADDLNAALETLESAIRKIDRETRSMLQDTFDKVNNSLQELFPTLFGGGQAELILTGDEILDAGIQIMARPPGKKNSTIHLLSGGEKALTALSLVFSLFRLNPAPFCLLDEVDAPLDDANTSRFCEMVKRMAERTQFLYISHNKLTMEMADQLVGITMQEQGVSRCVAVDIAEALEMREAAPA, translated from the coding sequence GTGCGCCTCACACATATCAAGCTTGCCGGATTTAAATCCTTCGTTGATCCAACGCACATCCCTGTCCCCGGCCAGCTTGTTGCCGTGGTCGGGCCGAATGGGTGCGGCAAGTCGAATGTGATTGATGCCGTGCGCTGGGTGCTGGGCGAGTCCTCTGCCAAACAATTGCGCGGCGAATCGATGCAGGATGTGATTTTTAATGGCTCGAATACCCGCAAAGGCGCTGCGCGCGCCTCTGTCGAGCTTATTTTTGATAATGCCGAAGGGCGTGCTGCAGGGCCGTGGTCGCAATACGGCGAAATCAGCATTAAACGGATTCTGACCCGGCAGGGGGAGTCGTCCTACCATATCAACAATCAGCAGGTGCGCAAGCGCGACATTGCCGATCTGTTCCTGGGAACCGGCGTAGGCACGCGCGGCTATGCGGTGATCGAGCAGGGCATGATCTCGCGCATTATCGAGGCGCGTCCCGAAGAACTAAGGGCGTTTCTCGAAGAGGCGGCAGGCGTCTCCAAATACAAGGAACGCCGCCGTGAAACAGAATCGCGCATGGGCGATACCCGCGACAATCTGATGCGGGTGGATGACATTCGCCGCGAACTCGATGCCCAGCTGGAAAAGCTGTCTGCGCAGGCTGAGGTGGCGGAGCGCTTTAATCAGATCAAGGAATCGATCAGCCAGAAACAGAATCTGCTGGCCTTGCAGCGCAAGCTGGATGCCGAGCGCGAAAGCAATAAATGCCGCGAGGAAATCACCGCAGCGGAACTGGCGCTGGAATCGCAAACGTCCCGCCTGCGCGAGACTGAAGCGCAGATCGAATTGCTGCGGGAGGCCAACTATACCGCCTCTGACGATGCCCAGCTGGAACAAACCCGTCTTGCCGATGCCGCTGCAACGGTGGCGCGGCTCGAGCAGCGCCTGCTGCACCTGAAAGAAACCCGCCAGCGTCTGCAGAACCAGATGAATGAGGCCAAAGCCCGTCTGGACACTCTGAACAGACAGGCTAGCGATCTGGCGCATGAGCAGACAGAGTGGCAGTTACAGCTCGAAGAAGCCGGGCTGGCACATGAAGATGCCGTCATGTGCGTATCGGAAGAAGAGGGCGGTGTACCTGAGCTGGATGTCGCGGCAGAGCAGGCCAGCGCGGCGCTCGAAGATGCGCAGCTCGCGTTCTCTCATGCGCGGCAAACGAAACAACTGGCCGAACAGCAGGCCCAGCATCTCGATCGCACGCTACATACCATGCGCGCACGAGCAGAACGCCTTGAGCAAGACCTGCGCGGCGTCGATCAACATGATGATGACGCGCTGGACACTCTTCAGTTAGAGCTGGAAACACTGTCCATGGCGGTGGAGGAGCTGCAGGTATCGCTCGAATCCCACGAAACCGCCATTCACGATCGTGAAAACGAGCGAAATGACGTTCGCCATCAGCTTGATCAGGCGCGTGCGCAAGAAGTCAGCCTGCTGGCGCGCAGGGATGTGCTGAAGCGTCTGCTTGCCAGCATCGGGAGCGATAAGGCGCTAGACCAGTGGGTAAAATCACAGGGGCTGGAGGGCGCGGAGCGTGTATTTCAGTATCTGCGGATCGAATCCGGCTGGGAGCGTGCGCTTGAATCCGTGCTGCGGGAACGTATGCATGGCTTGATTGTCGATTCGCTGCCAAAAATGCCTGCGCCGGCGCGTCAGGTGGTGGTGTTCGGGTCGGGCAGTCAGTTCAGTGCTTCAGCGAACAGTCTGCGGGCTAAAGTGCGCAGCGAGCAGTCAGCGGTCGAATCAGCACTCGATGCGTGGCTGGCGAACGTCGTGTGCGTGGAAGACGATATAGCGCTGGATGAATTGCAATCGCCTGACGGACAGACGATCTGGGTGACGCGATCCGGACATCTACGTACAGCCAATAGTTTGATCTGGTTTGCGCCGGACCAGGCAGGGGGCGTACTTGAACGGCAGCAGGAGCTGGAAGAAATTGAGTCCGCGCTTGCGACAACACAGCCTGAAATCGAATCGCTTCGTGCAAGGCTTGCCAACGTCGAGGCGCAACTGGCGCAGGCGCATGGCGAGCTGCGACATATCCGGCAGCGACTTGATGCCACCCGTCAACAGCGCGGCAGTAAGCAGGTCGAACTGGCGCGTCTGACGCAGGCCAGAGATGAGAAATTGCGCCGTCAGACTTCACTTGCGTCTGATCTGGAAGAGCTGACCGCGCAGATCGCTGATGCGGTGATGGAGCTGGAAGCTTCAAAAATCGAGGCCAGCGAAGCAGCTGCGCAGATGCCGGTACTGGAAGAGACCGTACAAACCGCGCGCCTCAACAAGGCGGAGGCCGAAACAGCCCGTGACGTCCATCGCAGCCGTCTCGCGGAGGCGCAACGTGCAGCGCAGGCGGCTGGTTTTGCAAGGCAGCAAGCTGAATCGCGCTTGGGCGAAATCGAACGCCGCCGTGAAGCGCTTGGCCAGCAGCAGGAAGAAGTGCGGATGCGCTTCGAGGAAGCGGCATTTGACCTGGAAAATGTCGATGAAGGTGAGTTCGACATAGGGTTCCAAGATGCACTCGATGCCCGTGCTGCATGTGAGCGTGCCGTTGCTGCTGCGCGCGACCGATTTAATGCATCGACCAATGCCTTGCGTGAAAAAGAGCTGGAGAAGAGTCAGATCGAGCAGGGCTTCGATCCGGTGCGCGATCGCATCGGCGAGTGGAAACTGAAGGAACAGGAGGCACGGCTGTCGCTGGAGCGCTTTACGCAGGAGTTGATAGAGGCTGGTGCTGATGAGGAATCCTTACGCCCTCTGCTGGGTGAAGGGATGAAGGTACAGAGTCTGGTTGGGGAAATCGGCCGCCTCACCCAGCAGATCAATCAGCTTGGCGCCGTGAATCTGGCTGCGCTGGATGAACTGAATACCGCACGTGAACGCAAAGGCTTTCTGGATACGCAGGCCGATGATTTGAATGCGGCGCTGGAGACACTCGAATCGGCTATCCGCAAGATCGATCGCGAAACGCGTTCTATGCTGCAGGACACCTTTGATAAGGTAAATAACAGTCTGCAAGAGCTTTTCCCGACCTTGTTTGGTGGCGGTCAGGCCGAGCTGATTCTGACCGGAGACGAAATTCTGGATGCCGGTATCCAGATCATGGCACGTCCGCCCGGCAAGAAGAACAGCACGATCCACTTGCTTAGCGGCGGCGAAAAGGCGCTGACGGCGCTTTCGCTGGTGTTTTCATTGTTCAGGCTGAATCCCGCGCCATTCTGCTTGCTGGATGAAGTGGATGCTCCGCTGGATGATGCCAATACCAGCCGTTTCTGCGAGATGGTGAAGCGAATGGCGGAGCGTACTCAGTTCCTCTACATCAGCCACAACAAGCTGACGATGGAAATGGCAGATCAATTGGTGGGGATTACCATGCAAGAGCAGGGTGTCAGCCGCTGCGTGGCGGTAGATATTGCCGAGGCGCTGGAGATGAGAGAAGCGGCACCTGCGTAA
- the gluQRS gene encoding tRNA glutamyl-Q(34) synthetase GluQRS, with protein sequence MAISIYPEHLTDSRKYRGRFAPSPTGALHIGSLLAAAGSYLDARFHQGEWLVRMEDLDPPREQPGAADDILRTLEAFGFEWDGKVIYQSDRLDAYQDALNELIRMGAVYGCGCTRKEIADSSIRGIDGPVYPGTCRNGLAQGRVARAWRIRVEEGEITLYDRLQGIYRQDMARDVGDFVLRRADGFFAYQLAVVVDDAWQGVTDIVRGSDLLDSTPRQMYLQKQFLAPLPRYLHLPVLVNENGEKLSKQTLAQPIFKQGQSERVEQLLIVFTCLGMAPPISLLKEDLKAVWMWAIQHYHPSHIPAKRMCSVQE encoded by the coding sequence ATGGCTATTTCCATATATCCCGAACATCTGACAGATTCGCGCAAATATCGAGGGCGCTTTGCACCCAGTCCGACCGGTGCGCTGCACATTGGATCACTCCTGGCTGCCGCAGGTAGTTACCTCGATGCCCGCTTCCACCAAGGTGAGTGGCTGGTTCGAATGGAGGATCTCGACCCGCCGCGAGAGCAGCCCGGCGCGGCGGATGACATCCTGCGAACCCTTGAAGCATTCGGGTTTGAATGGGATGGAAAGGTGATCTACCAAAGCGACCGGCTTGATGCATATCAAGATGCGCTCAATGAGCTGATCCGGATGGGTGCGGTGTATGGATGCGGATGCACTCGAAAGGAGATCGCTGATTCGTCTATTCGCGGAATTGATGGCCCGGTATATCCGGGCACATGCCGGAACGGCCTGGCGCAGGGCCGCGTTGCGCGTGCATGGCGAATTCGCGTGGAAGAGGGTGAAATCACCCTGTATGACCGTTTACAAGGGATATACCGTCAGGATATGGCGCGGGATGTCGGTGACTTTGTATTGCGTCGTGCCGACGGCTTTTTTGCCTATCAATTGGCTGTGGTGGTGGATGATGCCTGGCAAGGGGTAACGGATATCGTGCGTGGTTCCGACCTTCTGGATTCAACGCCGCGACAAATGTATCTGCAAAAACAATTCCTTGCGCCTCTCCCTCGCTATTTGCATTTGCCGGTTCTTGTTAATGAAAATGGCGAAAAACTCAGCAAACAGACGCTCGCTCAACCAATATTCAAACAAGGACAAAGCGAGAGAGTGGAGCAATTGCTCATTGTCTTTACTTGCCTTGGAATGGCACCGCCGATTTCACTGCTGAAAGAAGATTTAAAGGCAGTTTGGATGTGGGCTATACAGCACTATCACCCATCGCATATTCCTGCAAAAAGAATGTGCTCGGTGCAAGAGTGA
- the truA gene encoding tRNA pseudouridine(38-40) synthase TruA — translation MTRIAIALEYDGKAFLGWQSQPHGQSVQDVLEHALMRLGGKPIRAHAAGRTDAGVHASKQIAHFDVDVNRPITAWVRGVNSFLPDGLAVLWAREVPETFHARFSAMARHYRYILLNHSVRPGIQAGKIGWHHTPLNVENMQAAANHLLGEHDFSSFRAADCQAKSPIKVMHQFDLQRVGDLIICDTSASGYLHHMVRNIMGTLVHIGKGAQPPEYMKQLIAVRNRTIAPPTFMPDGLYFTGVTYPDSFDLDTLPTFRHGLI, via the coding sequence ATGACGCGGATAGCGATTGCGCTTGAATACGATGGCAAGGCCTTTCTAGGGTGGCAATCGCAGCCCCACGGACAGTCCGTACAAGATGTATTAGAGCACGCGCTGATGCGATTGGGGGGCAAGCCCATTCGGGCACATGCTGCGGGACGTACGGATGCGGGTGTGCATGCAAGCAAGCAGATCGCTCACTTTGACGTGGATGTCAATCGCCCCATTACTGCCTGGGTACGCGGTGTAAACAGCTTCCTGCCCGACGGCTTGGCCGTACTCTGGGCGAGGGAAGTGCCCGAGACTTTTCATGCGCGATTTTCAGCCATGGCACGGCATTATCGCTACATCCTGCTGAATCACTCGGTTCGACCGGGCATTCAAGCAGGCAAGATTGGCTGGCATCACACGCCGCTGAATGTGGAAAACATGCAGGCAGCGGCAAACCATCTGCTGGGAGAACATGATTTCTCGAGTTTTCGCGCTGCAGACTGTCAGGCGAAAAGTCCGATCAAAGTCATGCATCAATTCGATCTGCAGCGGGTAGGGGATTTAATCATTTGTGACACCAGTGCCAGTGGTTATTTGCATCATATGGTGAGAAACATCATGGGGACGTTGGTGCATATTGGCAAAGGTGCACAGCCTCCAGAGTATATGAAACAACTCATTGCCGTGCGAAATCGAACCATTGCACCGCCAACTTTTATGCCGGATGGATTGTATTTTACGGGGGTGACTTACCCGGACAGCTTTGATCTGGACACATTGCCGACATTCAGGCATGGTTTGATCTGA
- a CDS encoding phosphoribosylanthranilate isomerase, translated as MNSSKSFCRIKICGIKDPQMAVDVARLGADAIGLVFYPPSVRNLDVGLAREIALSVPPFVSVTGLFVNAAADTIGSVLQHVPLDVLQFHGQESRDECERWGRPYLKAVSVKPDLNLVEYARRYPSARGLLCDTPSIVAPGGTGECFDWGLIPDDLPLPLILSGGLHPGNVGDAIAQTRPWAVDVSSGVERVKGVKDISLIARFIEAVRQS; from the coding sequence ATGAACTCAAGCAAGTCGTTTTGCCGCATTAAAATTTGCGGCATCAAAGATCCGCAAATGGCGGTCGACGTCGCAAGGCTCGGGGCGGATGCGATTGGTTTGGTATTTTATCCGCCAAGCGTCAGAAATCTGGACGTGGGACTGGCGCGGGAAATTGCTTTGTCAGTGCCGCCATTTGTGTCTGTCACAGGCCTCTTTGTTAATGCCGCAGCAGACACGATCGGCTCAGTATTGCAGCACGTGCCGCTCGATGTATTGCAGTTCCACGGTCAGGAGTCCAGGGACGAGTGTGAACGCTGGGGAAGGCCATATCTCAAAGCTGTCAGCGTCAAACCCGACCTGAATTTGGTAGAATATGCTCGGCGGTATCCCTCTGCACGTGGACTTTTGTGCGATACACCGTCAATTGTGGCACCGGGAGGAACCGGCGAATGCTTTGACTGGGGCCTGATTCCTGATGATCTGCCCTTGCCTTTGATCTTGTCCGGGGGATTGCACCCCGGCAATGTAGGGGATGCGATTGCGCAAACCCGACCCTGGGCGGTAGATGTGTCAAGTGGAGTGGAACGCGTCAAAGGCGTCAAGGATATTTCATTAATTGCCCGCTTTATTGAGGCGGTGCGCCAATCCTGA
- the trpB gene encoding tryptophan synthase subunit beta → MQAADLQIPSQYDLPDAHGHFGPYGGTYVAETLMAALDELRDEYLRAKADPAFMEEYRYELRHYVGRPSPIYHAKHLSEKVGGAQIFLKREDLNHTGAHKINNTIGQALLARRMGKKRVIAETGAGQHGVASATVAARYGMECVVYMGSEDIKRQAANVYRMKLLGATVVPVDSGSKTLKDALNEAMRDWVTNIDSTFYILGTAAGPHPYPMLVRDFQAVIGEESKVQMVDLVGRQPDAVVACVGGGSNAIGMFYPYIQVPGVRLIGVEAGGSGIESGKHAAPLSAGRPGVLHGNRTYLMQDAAGQIIETHSVSAGLDYPGVGPEHSYLKDIGRVEYTAANDDEALAAFHELCRLEGIIPALESSHAVAAARKLAAGMSKDQIVLVNLSGRGDKDINTVAQASGIEL, encoded by the coding sequence ATGCAAGCTGCTGACCTGCAGATTCCTTCGCAATACGATTTGCCAGATGCACACGGACATTTCGGTCCCTATGGCGGCACGTATGTAGCTGAAACCCTGATGGCCGCGCTGGACGAATTGCGCGACGAATATCTCCGTGCAAAGGCTGATCCGGCATTCATGGAGGAATACCGGTACGAGCTACGGCATTATGTCGGGCGCCCCAGCCCGATTTACCATGCGAAGCATTTGTCCGAGAAGGTAGGTGGCGCGCAAATTTTCCTTAAGCGGGAAGACCTGAATCACACCGGCGCTCACAAAATCAATAACACTATTGGCCAGGCCTTGCTTGCTCGGCGGATGGGCAAGAAGCGCGTGATCGCAGAAACCGGGGCAGGTCAGCATGGCGTGGCATCTGCAACGGTTGCGGCTCGCTACGGTATGGAGTGTGTGGTGTACATGGGCTCGGAGGACATAAAACGTCAAGCTGCCAATGTATATCGCATGAAACTGCTTGGTGCGACTGTCGTGCCTGTAGATAGTGGCAGTAAGACGCTGAAAGATGCGCTGAACGAGGCGATGCGCGATTGGGTCACCAATATCGATTCCACATTCTACATACTGGGGACGGCTGCAGGCCCACATCCCTATCCGATGCTTGTGCGCGATTTCCAGGCAGTGATTGGCGAGGAATCCAAAGTACAAATGGTCGACCTGGTGGGGCGACAACCTGATGCGGTTGTGGCATGTGTGGGCGGTGGCTCGAATGCAATCGGTATGTTCTATCCCTACATTCAGGTACCAGGCGTTCGTTTGATTGGAGTCGAAGCTGGCGGCTCAGGCATCGAATCCGGCAAGCATGCTGCGCCGCTCAGTGCGGGTCGTCCCGGTGTGCTGCATGGCAACCGTACTTACCTGATGCAGGATGCCGCAGGGCAGATTATCGAAACCCACTCCGTTTCGGCAGGTTTGGATTATCCGGGTGTCGGGCCGGAACACAGCTACCTGAAAGACATCGGCCGTGTTGAATATACTGCCGCAAATGATGATGAGGCTCTGGCAGCATTCCACGAGTTGTGTCGTCTTGAAGGGATTATTCCCGCACTGGAATCCAGTCATGCAGTTGCTGCAGCGCGCAAGCTTGCGGCAGGCATGTCAAAGGACCAGATTGTATTGGTGAATTTGTCGGGTCGCGGTGACAAGGATATCAATACCGTCGCTCAGGCATCTGGTATTGAGCTGTAA